A genomic segment from [Flavobacterium] thermophilum encodes:
- the yhbU_1 gene encoding Uncharacterized protease yhbU precursor yields the protein MLLKNDRISEIVDGKRVIVKKPELLAPAGNLEKLKIAVHYGADAVFIGGQEYSLRANADNFTIDEIREGVEFANRYGAKVYVTANIYAHNENIPGLDDYLRALEDAGVHGIIAADPLIIETARRVAPKLEVHLSTQQSLSNWKAVQFWKEEGLERVVLAREVSAEEIRQIKEKVDIEIEAFIHGAMCSAYSGRCVLSNHMTARDSNRGGCCQSCRWDYDLYQLADGREIPLFAEGDAPFAMSAKDLNLIRAIPVMIELGVDSLKIEGRMKSIHYVATVVSVYRKVIDAYCADPDHFTIREEWVRELDKCANRETAPSFFDGFPDYTNHMYGTHSRKTTHEFAGLVLGYDPETGIATIQQRNHFKPGDEVEFFGPEIENFTQVIDTIWDEDGNELDAARHPLQIVKVRVKRPLFPYNMMRKEN from the coding sequence ATGCTGCTGAAAAACGACCGCATTTCCGAAATCGTTGACGGCAAGCGCGTCATTGTGAAAAAACCGGAATTGCTTGCGCCGGCCGGCAACCTGGAAAAGCTGAAAATTGCCGTCCATTACGGGGCGGATGCCGTCTTTATCGGCGGCCAAGAGTACAGCCTGCGCGCCAACGCCGACAACTTCACGATTGACGAAATTCGCGAAGGAGTTGAATTTGCCAACCGATACGGAGCAAAAGTATACGTCACGGCCAACATTTATGCGCATAATGAAAACATTCCCGGCCTTGACGACTATTTGCGGGCGCTCGAAGATGCCGGCGTCCATGGCATTATCGCCGCCGACCCGCTCATTATTGAGACGGCGCGCCGGGTGGCGCCGAAGCTTGAAGTGCATTTAAGCACCCAGCAATCGCTTTCGAACTGGAAAGCGGTCCAGTTTTGGAAAGAGGAAGGGCTCGAGCGGGTCGTGCTCGCCCGCGAGGTGAGCGCCGAGGAAATTCGGCAAATCAAAGAAAAAGTCGATATCGAAATCGAGGCGTTCATCCACGGAGCGATGTGTTCCGCCTACTCGGGCCGCTGCGTGTTGAGCAACCATATGACGGCGCGCGACTCGAACCGCGGCGGGTGCTGCCAGTCGTGCCGCTGGGACTATGACTTGTACCAGCTGGCTGACGGACGGGAAATCCCGCTGTTTGCTGAGGGCGATGCTCCGTTTGCCATGAGCGCGAAAGATTTAAACCTCATCCGCGCCATTCCGGTGATGATTGAGCTTGGCGTTGACAGCTTGAAAATTGAAGGGCGGATGAAGTCGATCCATTATGTGGCGACGGTTGTGAGCGTCTACCGGAAAGTGATTGACGCCTACTGTGCCGACCCGGATCATTTCACGATCCGCGAAGAGTGGGTGCGGGAGCTTGACAAGTGCGCCAACCGCGAAACAGCGCCGTCGTTTTTTGACGGGTTTCCGGATTATACGAACCATATGTACGGCACGCACAGCCGGAAGACGACACATGAGTTTGCCGGCCTTGTGCTTGGCTACGATCCGGAGACCGGCATCGCCACCATCCAGCAGCGCAACCATTTTAAACCGGGTGATGAGGTCGAATTTTTCGGCCCGGAAATCGAAAACTTTACCCAAGTGATCGATACTATTTGGGATGAAGACGGCAACGAGCTCGATGCGGCCCGCCACCCGCTGCAAATCGTCAAGGTGCGAGTCAAACGCCCTCTCTTTCCGTACAACATGATGAGAAAGGAGAATTGA
- the mccA gene encoding O-acetylserine dependent cystathionine beta-synthase: MRVAKSIHELIGHTPVIEITRFPLPEGVRLFAKLEYFNPGGSIKDRLGQELLEEALASGKLKEGGTIIEPTAGNTGIGLALAAIGKNVNVIFCVPEKFSVEKQQLMKALGAQIVHTPTEEGMEGAIRKAEELARTIPGAYCPQQFENPANPRTYYKTLGPELWDDLGGQIDVFVAGAGSGGTFMGTATFLKEKNPAIKTVIVEPEGSILGGGEPGPHRTEGIGMEFLPPFMDPEYFDAIYTISDDDAFRRVSELARREGLLVGSSSGAAFHAALLEAEQAKPGTNIVVIFPDGSERYLSKNIYESGR, translated from the coding sequence ATGCGGGTAGCAAAAAGCATTCATGAATTAATCGGCCATACGCCGGTCATCGAGATTACACGCTTTCCGTTGCCGGAAGGCGTCCGTTTGTTTGCGAAGCTCGAGTATTTCAACCCAGGCGGAAGCATTAAAGACCGGCTCGGGCAAGAGCTGCTCGAGGAGGCGCTCGCGTCGGGAAAACTAAAAGAAGGGGGCACGATCATCGAGCCGACGGCCGGCAACACCGGCATCGGCTTGGCGCTGGCGGCGATCGGCAAGAACGTCAACGTCATTTTTTGCGTACCGGAAAAATTCAGCGTTGAAAAGCAGCAGCTGATGAAGGCGCTTGGGGCGCAAATTGTCCATACGCCGACCGAAGAGGGGATGGAGGGGGCGATTCGCAAAGCCGAAGAGCTCGCCCGCACGATTCCGGGCGCCTATTGCCCCCAGCAGTTCGAAAACCCGGCCAACCCAAGGACGTATTACAAAACGCTCGGGCCGGAGTTGTGGGACGACTTGGGCGGACAAATCGACGTTTTTGTTGCCGGCGCTGGTTCGGGCGGCACGTTCATGGGGACGGCGACGTTTTTAAAAGAAAAAAATCCGGCCATTAAAACGGTCATCGTTGAGCCGGAAGGATCCATTTTAGGCGGAGGCGAGCCGGGGCCGCACCGAACCGAAGGAATCGGCATGGAGTTTTTGCCGCCGTTTATGGATCCGGAGTATTTTGACGCTATTTACACGATTTCCGACGACGACGCTTTCCGCCGCGTCAGCGAGCTGGCAAGGCGGGAAGGGCTGCTTGTCGGCAGCTCGTCCGGCGCCGCGTTTCATGCCGCTTTGCTCGAGGCGGAACAAGCGAAGCCCGGGACGAACATCGTTGTCATTTTCCCCGACGGGAGCGAGCGATATTTAAGCAAAAACATTTACGAAAGTGGGCGATAA
- a CDS encoding Protein of uncharacterised function (DUF2536), whose amino-acid sequence MVNISLDLIEDKVEFFEADDLRTLEKKINEQIEHNKALLLSVHHVSHQMHVMENGKRFYSAVVHFKAKK is encoded by the coding sequence ATGGTGAACATTTCCCTTGATTTGATTGAAGACAAAGTGGAGTTTTTTGAAGCTGACGACTTGCGAACGCTTGAAAAAAAAATCAACGAGCAAATCGAGCATAACAAAGCGCTGCTGCTTTCCGTCCATCATGTGTCGCACCAAATGCATGTCATGGAAAACGGGAAGCGGTTTTACAGTGCCGTCGTCCACTTTAAGGCAAAAAAATGA
- the ftsI gene encoding Peptidoglycan synthase FtsI precursor, whose product MWKKRTIVTIALIQTALLLLIGRLAQIQLIDPESFAGRNLIAESVAQRTQELTIDDGRGSFVDRNGRPLTKRYVPSLVLFPFLATMKWPIEQVARIAGVTVEDIRRQLEEANGPFILQQDGEPLALSASQMKQINDLRIPGVFAVKKQYPLETVYAPHLLGFTRKDEKLLRTRYPKRSLPPQAEVGIQGLEKAFDEFLLTDGETKLLYHVDAEGRPLFGLDVKYSDPGNPFYPATVQTTLDRDIQQEMEQIVDRYGLKKGGLVLLDVDDSSVLAMVSRPNMNPRDPYKNRGAENQMVLPQIPGSVFKTVVAAAALEEGLASPAAMFDCSKKIDGTTLDEEHDYGMLNLADSFAVSCNNAFAALGKQLVRHDPDALETYAEKLGLYPTAGWEGAVYHEEHFRQFPEEQKGTIWHDKRDKRVPLAVAQTAIGQKDVRVSPLGVANMMATIARGGEALKVRAVDKVLYKNGTTLFSFSPEPATDKEPLAPQTARQLQQLLRGVVINEDGTGRRFRSLPYEVAGKSGTAETGKTKGGSELINKWFAGYFPADRPKYALAVVELDCPSGQAATNDVFAAAVEALYAYDRNKNDQE is encoded by the coding sequence ATGTGGAAAAAACGGACAATCGTCACCATCGCGCTCATCCAGACTGCCTTGCTGCTGCTGATCGGCCGGTTAGCGCAAATCCAGCTCATTGATCCGGAATCGTTTGCCGGCCGCAATTTAATCGCGGAAAGCGTCGCCCAGCGTACGCAGGAGCTGACGATTGACGACGGGCGCGGCTCGTTCGTCGACCGGAATGGCCGCCCGCTGACAAAGCGGTACGTGCCGTCGCTTGTGCTGTTTCCGTTTTTGGCGACGATGAAATGGCCGATTGAGCAAGTCGCCCGCATCGCCGGCGTTACGGTGGAAGACATCCGCCGCCAGCTTGAGGAGGCAAACGGCCCGTTCATCCTGCAGCAAGACGGCGAGCCGCTCGCCTTAAGCGCCAGCCAAATGAAGCAAATTAACGACTTGCGCATCCCCGGGGTTTTTGCTGTCAAGAAACAATATCCGCTTGAGACGGTGTATGCGCCGCATTTGCTTGGCTTTACCCGGAAGGATGAGAAGCTTCTGCGCACGCGCTATCCGAAGCGTTCGCTCCCGCCGCAGGCTGAAGTTGGCATTCAAGGGCTTGAGAAGGCGTTCGACGAGTTTTTGCTCACAGATGGCGAAACGAAGCTGTTGTACCACGTTGACGCTGAAGGAAGGCCGCTGTTTGGGCTTGATGTGAAATACAGCGACCCGGGCAATCCGTTTTACCCGGCGACTGTCCAAACGACGCTCGATCGTGATATCCAGCAAGAAATGGAGCAAATCGTGGACCGGTACGGGTTGAAAAAAGGCGGGCTCGTCCTGCTCGATGTGGACGACAGCAGCGTGCTCGCCATGGTCAGCCGCCCCAATATGAATCCGCGCGACCCGTATAAAAACCGCGGGGCGGAAAATCAAATGGTGCTGCCGCAAATTCCCGGCTCCGTCTTTAAAACGGTTGTCGCCGCCGCGGCGCTTGAGGAAGGGCTGGCTTCGCCTGCTGCGATGTTTGATTGCAGCAAAAAAATTGACGGCACGACGCTGGATGAGGAGCACGACTACGGCATGCTCAACTTGGCTGACAGCTTTGCCGTCAGCTGCAACAACGCGTTTGCCGCGCTCGGCAAACAGCTCGTTCGCCATGACCCGGATGCATTGGAAACGTATGCGGAAAAGCTCGGGTTGTATCCGACAGCCGGCTGGGAAGGAGCCGTGTACCATGAGGAACATTTCCGTCAATTTCCAGAAGAGCAGAAAGGAACGATTTGGCACGACAAGCGCGATAAGCGGGTGCCGCTTGCCGTGGCGCAAACGGCCATTGGGCAAAAAGATGTGCGCGTCTCCCCGCTTGGCGTCGCCAACATGATGGCGACGATCGCCCGCGGCGGCGAGGCCTTGAAGGTGCGGGCCGTGGACAAAGTGCTGTATAAAAACGGGACGACGTTGTTTTCGTTTTCACCCGAGCCGGCGACGGACAAGGAGCCGCTTGCGCCGCAAACGGCAAGGCAGCTCCAGCAGCTGCTGCGCGGCGTCGTCATCAATGAAGACGGCACCGGCCGCCGCTTTCGCTCGCTTCCGTACGAAGTGGCCGGCAAATCCGGGACGGCGGAGACAGGAAAAACGAAGGGCGGCAGCGAATTAATCAATAAATGGTTTGCCGGCTATTTCCCAGCTGACCGCCCGAAATACGCCCTCGCCGTCGTCGAGCTCGACTGCCCGAGCGGACAGGCGGCCACGAATGATGTGTTTGCCGCGGCGGTTGAGGCGCTTTATGCGTATGACCGAAACAAAAACGACCAGGAGTGA
- a CDS encoding Uncharacterized methyltransferase BT9727_4108 has product MGREFLDLFEQWAESYDRSVEGGDEQYRDVFAGYDRILNTVADKAGRVVLEFGVGTGNLTKKLLERGKTVYGIEPSAPMRKKAAEKLGGRAVILDGDFLQFPVPPEPVDTIASTYAFHHLTDEEKDEALGKYSQLLQTGGKIVFADTAFRDKKAFRQAVEAARERGFHDLADDLEREYYTTLDVLASLFASHGFSVSFAQQNAFVWVMEAVKQPT; this is encoded by the coding sequence ATGGGCAGGGAATTTCTTGATTTGTTCGAGCAATGGGCGGAGTCATACGATCGATCAGTCGAAGGGGGAGATGAGCAATACCGCGATGTGTTTGCCGGTTATGATCGCATTTTAAACACTGTCGCTGATAAAGCCGGCCGTGTTGTGCTTGAATTTGGCGTCGGCACCGGCAATTTGACGAAAAAGCTGCTGGAGCGCGGCAAAACGGTATACGGCATCGAGCCGTCGGCGCCGATGAGAAAAAAAGCGGCGGAAAAGCTCGGCGGCCGGGCGGTCATTCTGGACGGCGATTTTTTGCAATTTCCGGTTCCTCCTGAGCCAGTCGACACCATTGCCAGCACGTACGCGTTTCACCATTTGACGGATGAGGAAAAAGACGAGGCGCTCGGCAAATATAGCCAACTGCTCCAAACTGGTGGTAAAATAGTGTTTGCCGATACGGCGTTTCGCGACAAAAAGGCGTTCCGCCAAGCTGTCGAAGCCGCACGGGAGCGCGGCTTCCACGATTTGGCCGACGATCTCGAGCGCGAATATTACACGACGCTTGACGTATTGGCTTCGCTGTTTGCCAGCCATGGCTTTTCCGTCTCCTTTGCGCAGCAAAACGCGTTCGTCTGGGTGATGGAGGCGGTGAAACAACCGACATAG
- the mtnN gene encoding 5'-methylthioadenosine/S-adenosylhomocysteine nucleosidase: MKAAIIGAMEEEVAILRARMEGREETVIAGCEFSTGRLDGAEVVLLKSGIGKVNAAMGTTLLLDRFRPDFVINTGSAGGFLPSLRVGDLVISDEVVHHDVDVTAFGYAYGQVPGLPARYRADGALVEAAKQAAARLDGLQAAVGLIATGDSFMNDPERVKFVRSQFPELCAVEMEAAAIAQVCVQFGTPFVVIRALSDIAGQESDVSFEQFLETAAKHSAQLVLAVLSAMQKRK; this comes from the coding sequence ATGAAGGCAGCCATCATTGGAGCAATGGAAGAAGAAGTGGCCATTTTGCGCGCACGCATGGAAGGGCGCGAGGAAACGGTGATCGCCGGATGCGAGTTTTCCACCGGCCGCCTTGACGGTGCCGAGGTGGTGCTGCTCAAGTCCGGCATCGGCAAGGTGAATGCGGCGATGGGAACGACGCTTTTGCTTGACCGATTCCGCCCTGATTTCGTCATCAACACCGGCTCGGCCGGCGGATTTTTGCCGTCGTTGCGCGTCGGCGATCTCGTCATTTCCGATGAGGTCGTCCACCATGACGTTGATGTGACGGCGTTTGGCTACGCCTACGGGCAAGTGCCCGGCTTGCCGGCGCGCTACCGGGCCGATGGGGCGCTTGTTGAGGCGGCGAAGCAGGCAGCAGCGCGGCTTGACGGTTTGCAGGCGGCGGTCGGTTTGATCGCGACTGGCGATTCGTTTATGAACGATCCGGAACGCGTCAAATTTGTGCGCAGCCAGTTTCCGGAGCTGTGCGCCGTCGAAATGGAGGCAGCCGCCATCGCCCAAGTGTGCGTGCAGTTTGGGACGCCGTTTGTGGTGATTCGGGCGCTGTCCGATATTGCCGGTCAAGAGTCGGATGTGTCGTTTGAACAGTTTTTGGAGACGGCGGCGAAACACTCTGCACAACTGGTGTTGGCTGTGTTGTCCGCCATGCAGAAGCGAAAATAA
- a CDS encoding Protein of uncharacterised function (DUF1510) — protein MQQTGTRFATRAKRRKINRWLNGAIAVVVLLILIVGWNILFGGEPSHKAADAEAKPAAGADGAKRVEIETGEPTAPSETEEAASGDESEPAEEEAEQDVTATPGPPGSNIEKEIVNPAWQPVGTTQSEPHETVFKKDSVDWKEMLDAVSYATGIAPDDMIVWFIGNNGPNKAVATISTRDQTAHYRVYIEWVTNEGWKPTKVQKLREKP, from the coding sequence ATGCAACAAACCGGAACACGTTTTGCCACCCGCGCCAAGCGGCGGAAAATCAACCGCTGGCTCAATGGAGCAATCGCCGTTGTGGTGTTGCTCATTCTCATTGTCGGTTGGAACATATTGTTCGGCGGCGAGCCGAGCCATAAAGCGGCGGATGCTGAGGCGAAGCCGGCTGCGGGGGCGGATGGGGCGAAGCGGGTCGAAATCGAAACGGGAGAACCGACCGCGCCGTCTGAAACGGAGGAAGCTGCTTCCGGGGACGAGTCCGAACCGGCTGAAGAGGAAGCCGAACAAGACGTGACGGCAACGCCGGGGCCGCCGGGGTCGAATATTGAAAAAGAGATCGTCAACCCGGCATGGCAGCCGGTTGGCACGACGCAATCAGAGCCGCATGAAACGGTGTTTAAAAAAGATTCGGTGGACTGGAAGGAAATGCTCGATGCGGTCAGCTATGCGACCGGCATCGCGCCGGACGATATGATCGTTTGGTTCATCGGCAACAATGGGCCGAACAAAGCGGTGGCGACGATTTCAACGAGAGACCAGACCGCCCATTACCGAGTGTATATTGAATGGGTGACGAATGAAGGATGGAAGCCGACGAAAGTGCAAAAGCTGCGGGAAAAACCGTAG
- a CDS encoding Transposase DDE domain, whose product MKHDHISFKEYTMDNLSLPSNIADLIPRDNMAHVVHEMVERIPMETFLAYYKGGGASAYHPKMMTKILLYAYTQKMYHGREIARQLEVHLPLMWLSGFQKPDFRSINRFRSERMKDLIDDLFREMITLLVADGYVKMEDYFVDGTKIEANANRYTFVWRKSAEKYQEKLQANVDRLIAQIEAIVEEEKAEDIDPSPAFTSEEIRKKTEEWEKRLEAEPDNQPLKKAIKKMKEDYLPRSEKYEHQLHVCGDRNSYSKTDVDATFMRLKEDHMRNGQLKPAYNVQVGSSGQFILGYSLHQRPGDTRCLLPHLETVREKYGVEPERLIADAAYGSEENYVKLEEKHISALIKYHTYEKENTRKVKKNPHHQQNWTYVEEEDVWICANGKKLVRTGTSKQTTESGYTSVTRHYQCHECEGCPFRSACTTSKYGRTTQWNPVYHEQKQKARERLESEEGQARYRQRQTDIESVFGQIKQNRGFRRFVLRGLQKVSIEWGLVCAAHNLLKKAARDKQLSLVA is encoded by the coding sequence ATGAAACATGATCATATTTCCTTTAAAGAGTATACCATGGACAACCTCTCTTTGCCAAGCAACATCGCCGATCTCATTCCACGGGATAACATGGCCCACGTGGTTCATGAGATGGTTGAACGCATCCCGATGGAGACGTTTCTTGCTTACTACAAAGGAGGGGGCGCCTCCGCCTATCATCCGAAAATGATGACCAAAATTCTCCTTTACGCTTACACCCAAAAAATGTATCATGGCCGTGAGATTGCACGGCAGCTCGAAGTCCACCTTCCCCTCATGTGGCTAAGTGGATTTCAAAAGCCGGACTTCCGCTCCATCAATCGGTTTCGTTCGGAGCGGATGAAAGACCTGATTGACGACCTGTTCCGGGAAATGATCACGCTGCTCGTGGCCGACGGCTATGTCAAGATGGAAGATTATTTTGTGGATGGAACGAAAATTGAAGCGAATGCCAACCGGTACACCTTCGTTTGGCGCAAATCGGCTGAGAAGTACCAGGAGAAACTCCAAGCCAATGTCGATCGGCTGATTGCCCAGATCGAGGCGATCGTGGAAGAAGAAAAGGCGGAAGACATCGACCCTTCGCCGGCCTTTACGTCAGAAGAAATCCGAAAGAAAACCGAGGAGTGGGAAAAACGGTTGGAGGCCGAGCCGGACAACCAACCGTTGAAGAAGGCCATCAAGAAGATGAAGGAGGACTACTTGCCCCGCAGTGAAAAGTATGAACACCAACTCCATGTATGCGGGGATCGCAACAGCTATTCCAAGACCGATGTGGATGCCACCTTCATGCGGTTGAAGGAGGATCACATGCGAAACGGCCAGCTCAAGCCGGCCTATAACGTACAGGTGGGTTCTTCCGGCCAATTTATTTTGGGGTATTCCCTTCATCAGAGGCCGGGCGACACTCGTTGTCTTCTCCCGCATTTGGAGACCGTTCGAGAGAAGTACGGCGTGGAACCCGAACGTTTGATCGCTGACGCGGCTTATGGCTCGGAAGAGAACTACGTGAAGCTGGAAGAGAAGCACATATCGGCCTTGATCAAGTACCATACGTATGAGAAGGAGAACACGCGCAAGGTCAAGAAAAATCCGCATCATCAGCAGAATTGGACCTATGTGGAAGAAGAAGACGTTTGGATTTGCGCCAATGGGAAAAAGCTGGTTCGCACCGGAACTTCGAAACAGACCACGGAATCAGGATACACCTCGGTCACCCGACACTACCAATGCCATGAATGCGAAGGATGTCCGTTCCGTTCGGCCTGCACGACTTCCAAGTATGGACGAACCACGCAATGGAACCCCGTCTATCATGAACAAAAACAGAAAGCCCGCGAACGGTTGGAGAGTGAAGAAGGGCAAGCCCGATACCGCCAACGCCAAACCGACATTGAGAGTGTATTTGGGCAAATCAAACAAAATCGCGGGTTTCGTCGCTTTGTCCTGCGAGGCCTCCAAAAAGTTTCCATCGAATGGGGGCTGGTTTGTGCTGCCCACAATCTTCTCAAAAAAGCCGCTAGGGACAAGCAATTGTCCTTGGTGGCGTAA
- the mccB gene encoding Cystathionine gamma-lyase codes for MLIHGGIAGDPYTGAVSVPIYQVSTYKQEEVGKHKGFEYSRTGNPTRAALEKLIADLEGGEAGFAFASGMAAITAVMMLFQSGDHIVLTDDVYGGTYRVMTNVLNRFGLEATFVDTSDVANIEAHIRPNTKAIYVETPTNPLLKITDLQAAAAIARARGLLLIVDNTFSTPYFQTPLALGADIVIHSATKYLGGHSDVVAGLAVVRTPELAERLHYVQNSTGGVLGPQDSWLLMRGIKTLGVRMEEHERNARAIAAFLAEHTSVARVYYPGLPNHPNHELAKQQMRGFGGMISFDVGSLERAENVLSRVRYFTLAESLGAVESLISLPGKMTHASIPKERREQLGITDGLIRLSVGLEDVNDLLDDLAQALG; via the coding sequence ATGCTCATCCATGGCGGCATCGCAGGCGACCCGTACACTGGGGCGGTGTCGGTCCCAATTTATCAAGTGAGCACGTACAAACAAGAGGAAGTCGGCAAACATAAAGGGTTTGAATACTCGCGCACCGGCAATCCGACGCGCGCGGCGCTCGAAAAGCTCATTGCCGACCTTGAAGGCGGCGAAGCCGGGTTTGCGTTCGCTTCCGGCATGGCCGCCATTACGGCTGTCATGATGCTGTTTCAAAGCGGCGACCATATCGTGCTGACCGACGACGTCTATGGCGGCACGTACCGCGTCATGACGAACGTGCTGAACCGGTTCGGGCTTGAGGCGACGTTCGTCGACACGAGCGATGTCGCCAACATTGAAGCGCATATTCGCCCAAACACGAAGGCGATTTACGTTGAAACGCCGACGAATCCGCTTTTGAAAATCACTGACTTGCAAGCCGCCGCCGCCATTGCCCGTGCTCGCGGGCTGCTGTTGATCGTCGATAATACGTTTTCCACTCCGTACTTTCAAACACCGCTTGCGCTTGGCGCCGATATCGTCATCCACAGCGCGACGAAATATTTAGGCGGCCATAGCGACGTCGTCGCCGGGTTGGCGGTTGTCCGCACGCCGGAGCTTGCCGAACGGCTCCATTATGTGCAAAATTCAACCGGAGGCGTGCTCGGCCCGCAAGACTCGTGGCTGCTTATGCGCGGGATCAAAACGCTTGGCGTGCGGATGGAAGAGCATGAACGAAACGCGCGCGCCATTGCCGCCTTTTTGGCCGAGCATACGTCCGTTGCCCGCGTCTATTATCCAGGCCTTCCAAATCATCCGAACCATGAGCTGGCCAAACAACAAATGCGTGGATTCGGCGGCATGATTTCGTTTGATGTCGGCAGCTTGGAGCGCGCGGAGAACGTGCTGTCGCGCGTACGCTACTTTACGCTTGCCGAAAGCTTAGGGGCGGTCGAAAGTTTAATTTCGCTGCCGGGGAAAATGACGCACGCCTCGATTCCGAAAGAGCGGCGCGAACAGCTCGGTATTACAGACGGACTCATCCGCCTGTCCGTCGGGCTTGAGGATGTGAACGATTTGCTCGACGATTTGGCGCAGGCGCTTGGCTGA
- the greA gene encoding Transcript cleavage factor greA, with the protein MANEKQYPMTKEGKEKLEQELEYLKTVKRKEVVERIKIARGFGDLSENSEYDAAKDEQAFVESRIQMLENMIRNAVIIEEDKENPDVVSLGKSVTFIELPDGEEETYTIVGSAEADPFEGKISNDSPIAKSLLGRRVGDEVTVQTPGGEMLVKIVAVK; encoded by the coding sequence ATGGCGAATGAAAAGCAGTATCCAATGACGAAAGAGGGAAAAGAGAAACTGGAACAAGAGCTTGAGTACTTAAAAACGGTCAAGCGGAAAGAAGTCGTTGAACGAATCAAAATCGCCCGCGGGTTCGGGGATCTGTCGGAAAACTCGGAATATGACGCCGCGAAAGACGAGCAAGCGTTTGTGGAATCGCGCATTCAAATGCTTGAAAACATGATCCGCAACGCCGTCATCATTGAAGAAGACAAAGAAAACCCGGATGTCGTCTCGCTTGGCAAGTCGGTGACGTTCATCGAGCTTCCGGACGGCGAAGAAGAGACGTACACGATCGTCGGCAGCGCCGAGGCCGACCCGTTCGAAGGGAAAATTTCCAACGACTCGCCGATTGCCAAATCGCTTCTCGGCCGCCGCGTCGGCGATGAGGTGACGGTGCAAACGCCGGGCGGGGAAATGCTGGTCAAAATCGTGGCGGTCAAATAA
- the udk gene encoding Uridine kinase, translating to MADKPVVIGVAGGSGSGKTSVARAIYDHFGDHSILVLEQDFYYKDQSHLPFEERLKTNYDHPLAFDNDLLIEHVHRLLRYEPIDKPVYDYKLHTRSNEVVRVEPKDVIILEGILVLEDERLRNLMDIKVYVDTDPDIRIIRRLIRDMKERGRTFDSVIEQYLSVVRPMHNQFVEPTKRYADVIIPEGGQNAVAIDLMVAKIRTVLEQKAFL from the coding sequence ATGGCGGACAAGCCCGTTGTCATCGGCGTCGCCGGCGGCTCCGGCTCGGGAAAGACGAGCGTCGCCCGCGCAATTTATGACCATTTCGGCGATCACTCGATTCTTGTGCTCGAGCAAGATTTTTACTACAAGGACCAAAGCCATCTCCCGTTTGAAGAGCGGCTGAAGACGAACTACGACCATCCGTTGGCGTTTGACAACGACTTGTTGATCGAGCACGTTCATCGGCTGCTTCGCTACGAGCCGATCGACAAGCCGGTGTATGACTATAAGCTGCATACCCGTTCGAACGAAGTCGTCCGCGTCGAGCCGAAGGATGTCATTATTTTGGAAGGCATTCTCGTTTTGGAGGATGAGCGGCTCCGCAATTTGATGGACATCAAAGTGTACGTCGACACCGACCCGGACATTCGCATCATCCGCCGCCTCATCCGCGATATGAAAGAGCGCGGCCGCACGTTTGATTCGGTCATTGAGCAGTATTTGTCCGTCGTGCGGCCGATGCACAACCAGTTTGTCGAACCGACGAAACGCTACGCGGACGTGATCATTCCAGAAGGCGGGCAAAACGCAGTCGCCATCGATTTAATGGTGGCAAAAATTCGCACAGTTCTTGAACAAAAAGCGTTTTTATAA